Within Streptomyces roseirectus, the genomic segment CCGGCGTCCGGGGCCGGGCCGAGGAGTTCGCGACGGAGCCCCACCAGCAGTTCCTCGTCCCGGACCCGATAGTGCTCGGCGTGCCGGCCCGTGACCCGCGTCATGCGTCCCGCTCCTCGTCGTCCGTCCGTCGAAATCTTCCGATCCCGGTGAGCCGGGGGACGATCCACACGCCCCGCTCGCCGAGCCCCGCGTTGGCACCGGCGGCGACACCGCCCGACACGGTCTCCAGGGTGTCGACCCGCAGCCCGTGGATCTCGTCGGGCCACCACGGGTCCCACGCCCGGTTCACCTTCTGCACCTGGAACAACTCCTCGCGGAACCGCTCCGACATCTCGCCGATCTCCCGTCCCTCGTGCGTCAACGCGTACGGCGGACTCTGGAACTCACCCATCGGCATGTCGTGCCGCTTGCGCAGCACCACCTCCGACCCGGGGCCCACCCGTTCGAGGAGGTATGCCTGGGTCGCCGGCGCGTCGGTCGCGGAACCGGGCGGAGTGTCCCGGCAGACGTCACCCGCCTCGGCGACGACGCCGAACCGGTCGTACGACCGCCACCCCCCCACGTACCGGCGGCCGTTCTTCCGGCCCCCCGCCCTCTTGAGGATCGGCGGCTCCGGCGGCGCCGCGTGATAGAGGTCCTGGCGGGCGCGCGTCATCGCCACGTACAGGGCCCGCGCCTCGGCCGGCAGGTCCAACTCCTCCTTGTGCAGCTTGCGCAGCTCGGCGACGGACGGCGGGGTCAGGACGATCACCCGGTCGAACTCCAGGCCCTTGGCCCGGTGCACGGTGGAGACGACGATCCGCGCCGCCTCCGGGTCGGCCGCCTCGTCCGGGAATCTGCCGTCGACGACCGTCCCGCGCAACCGCTCCAGGTCGAGGAACCCGCGCCCGGCCGACCGCGTGGCCCGCCGCAGCACCGTCCACAGGGCGTCCGCGTTCGGCTCGTACGGCAGCGGGATCCCCGCCAGCAGGGCGCGGAACCGGTCCTCGGTGAGACCGGTCGCCCCGGTACGGCGCAACAGCTCCGCCACCCAGTACGGCACCGGCCGCTCCTCCAGGGGACGCCGCAGCCGGTGCTCGACGCCGTGCTCGTACAACAGACCGGAGACCACCAGGGCCTGGCGGTTGTCGCGGGTGAGGATCGCGCAGGTGTCGGTGAGGTCGCGCAGCCCGTCCAGCACGAAGCCGTCGGTGAGGTCGCCCATGCCGTTCGCCGGTTCCAGGAGCAGATCGCGCAACTCCTCGTAGAGTTCCGCCGCCTCGTCCGCGTCGGTGACCTCCTGGAGGCGGGGGCCGTACGGCAACGCGATCCGGGCCTCGGGCGTGATCGCCCGGAAGTTCCGGGTGAGACGCAGCTCCACCAGGTCGTCGGGGTACGAGCACCGCAGCCACTCGAAGAACCGGCCGGTCTCGTCGGCGCGTTCGACCGGGTCCTCGATCTGGAAGCCGTAGACCGACTGGGCGGCGTCGCCGACCACGGTGAAGCCGCACGTCTCCTGGTAGCGGTCGAGCAGCGTCTCCACCAGCTCCCGGCGCACCCCCAACAGGTCCTGCACCTCGTCGATCACCACATGGGCGGGCGGCGTCGCGTCACCGGCCTCCAGCGCGCCCTTCCCGACCGCCTCGGCTGCCGCCCCGATCCGCTCGTCGAAGGACGCCGCGCCCCACTCCCGGTCCGGGTACGCCTGGACGAGCACCCCGTACGCCCACGCGTCGAAGGTCTGCGCCCGCACCCGCCGGGCACGCTCCCCGTGCCGGGCGATCCGCTCCCGCAACTCACGGGCGGCGGCCCGGGAGAAGGTCAGCACCAGGATCTCGGCGGCCTCCAGAGCCTCCTCGGGATCCTCGTGCCCGCACAGCGCGTCCAGCCGACGCACCAGCGTGTGCGTCTTCCCCGCCCCGGCCCCGGCCGTGACCAGCACCCGCGCGTCCCAGGGCTGCTCGACCACGGCCCGCTGCTCGTCGGTGAGCGGTGGGCTGTCGAGATAGGCGTCGGTCACGTGCGGCTCCACAGGTGCTCGAACTGGGTGAAGGCGAGCTGGGTGTCGAAGTTGGCGATGTTGTCGCTGACGTTGAGGATCAGGCAGCTCTCCTTGCCGCCGTTCTTGGGCCCGCGCAGGCCGCGGCCGATC encodes:
- a CDS encoding UvrD-helicase domain-containing protein, yielding MTDAYLDSPPLTDEQRAVVEQPWDARVLVTAGAGAGKTHTLVRRLDALCGHEDPEEALEAAEILVLTFSRAAARELRERIARHGERARRVRAQTFDAWAYGVLVQAYPDREWGAASFDERIGAAAEAVGKGALEAGDATPPAHVVIDEVQDLLGVRRELVETLLDRYQETCGFTVVGDAAQSVYGFQIEDPVERADETGRFFEWLRCSYPDDLVELRLTRNFRAITPEARIALPYGPRLQEVTDADEAAELYEELRDLLLEPANGMGDLTDGFVLDGLRDLTDTCAILTRDNRQALVVSGLLYEHGVEHRLRRPLEERPVPYWVAELLRRTGATGLTEDRFRALLAGIPLPYEPNADALWTVLRRATRSAGRGFLDLERLRGTVVDGRFPDEAADPEAARIVVSTVHRAKGLEFDRVIVLTPPSVAELRKLHKEELDLPAEARALYVAMTRARQDLYHAAPPEPPILKRAGGRKNGRRYVGGWRSYDRFGVVAEAGDVCRDTPPGSATDAPATQAYLLERVGPGSEVVLRKRHDMPMGEFQSPPYALTHEGREIGEMSERFREELFQVQKVNRAWDPWWPDEIHGLRVDTLETVSGGVAAGANAGLGERGVWIVPRLTGIGRFRRTDDEERDA